From a single Rhizobium lusitanum genomic region:
- the flgK gene encoding flagellar hook-associated protein FlgK, translating into MSLTTALNNAQAIFNNSGTQSSVVSNNIANAGNTDYSRRQAMLTTDMSGAQVVTIARANEPALQKAFLSSTSGDAAQQSLLKAYTSLQSATLGGNDNEVAPATYLSNLQTAMQTYASSPSSTTAAQSAVNAAQSLATSLNDATTAVQSVRAGADKQIASDVDTLNSLLKQFQTANDAVTSATATPSSTSTALPDALDQRDSILKQISQIVGVTTVTRDNNDMALYTAGGATLFETIPRSVTFTPTTSYTAGTTGNNVYIDGVALSAGQGASTTAQGSLQAGLQIRDDVATTYQKQLDEIARGLVTTFAETNQTDSTKAPGLFTWSDGTVPDTAAVVTGMAGSIAVNPALLTTATQTGDPSLLRDGGINGADYVVNATGGSGYSDLLDSYITGMSAKMDFDPTAGSDTSASLMDYASSSIGWLEGQRSTATTAAENTSAALSRSSTAYSNETGVNLDEELTLMMDIEQSYKAGTKILNAVNEMLQSVLDIAS; encoded by the coding sequence ATGTCGCTCACTACAGCTCTCAACAACGCGCAAGCGATATTCAACAATAGCGGCACGCAAAGCAGTGTCGTGTCGAACAATATCGCCAATGCCGGGAATACGGATTATTCCCGTCGCCAGGCGATGCTGACGACCGACATGTCTGGCGCGCAGGTCGTGACGATCGCCCGCGCCAACGAGCCGGCCCTGCAGAAGGCGTTCCTCTCCAGCACGTCGGGCGACGCGGCACAGCAAAGTCTCCTGAAGGCCTATACCAGCCTCCAGTCGGCAACGCTCGGCGGCAACGACAACGAGGTTGCGCCGGCGACCTACCTGTCCAATTTGCAGACGGCGATGCAGACCTATGCGAGTTCGCCATCCAGCACGACGGCGGCGCAATCCGCCGTCAATGCGGCACAGAGCCTCGCGACCTCGCTGAACGATGCCACCACGGCGGTTCAGAGCGTCCGCGCCGGCGCGGACAAGCAGATTGCGTCGGATGTCGACACGCTGAACAGTCTGCTGAAACAGTTCCAGACGGCGAATGACGCTGTCACGAGCGCGACCGCGACGCCCAGTTCCACATCCACGGCGCTTCCCGATGCTCTCGACCAGCGCGATTCGATCCTGAAGCAGATTTCGCAGATCGTCGGCGTCACGACGGTGACCCGAGACAACAACGACATGGCGCTTTACACCGCCGGCGGTGCGACGTTGTTCGAGACGATCCCGCGCTCGGTGACCTTCACCCCGACGACGTCCTATACGGCCGGCACAACCGGCAACAACGTCTATATAGACGGTGTGGCGCTGTCGGCGGGGCAGGGTGCGAGCACAACGGCGCAGGGCAGCCTCCAGGCGGGATTGCAGATTCGCGACGACGTCGCTACGACCTACCAGAAGCAGCTCGATGAAATCGCGCGCGGCCTGGTGACGACGTTTGCGGAGACCAACCAGACCGACTCCACCAAGGCGCCGGGCTTGTTTACCTGGAGCGACGGCACCGTTCCGGACACTGCTGCCGTCGTTACCGGCATGGCCGGTTCGATTGCGGTCAATCCGGCTCTGCTGACCACCGCGACACAGACCGGCGACCCGTCGCTCCTGCGCGATGGGGGCATCAACGGTGCCGACTATGTGGTCAATGCCACGGGCGGCAGCGGTTATTCCGATCTGCTTGACAGCTACATCACCGGCATGAGTGCAAAGATGGATTTCGATCCGACCGCCGGTTCCGACACCAGCGCCAGCCTCATGGATTATGCGTCTTCTTCCATCGGCTGGCTTGAAGGCCAACGCAGCACGGCAACGACAGCGGCGGAAAACACCTCGGCGGCGCTTTCGCGCTCCTCGACCGCCTACTCGAACGAGACTGGCGTCAACCTCGACGAGGAGCTGACGCTGATGATGGATATCGAGCAGTCCTACAAGGCGGGAACAAAAATATTGAATGCCGTCAACGAGATGCTTCAATCGGTACTGGATATTGCGAGCTAA
- a CDS encoding flagellar hook-associated family protein, which translates to MKLSFISSTAIQNSMRQTIRQAQNEMTNASTEATTGVYADIGVSLGSNTASSVNLTRDVTRIDSILSSNSVVNQRMTSSQTALSDMSSQAQKFMDQLVALRGNSDGSSIKLTQQTATATLSSFVADANTMVNGEYLFAGTNTDVQPMTDNSTAATTAIQSALSDYATAQGVAISDLTGDQMKDFITTVAEPLVTSDSSWSDWSSASDQNMSSRISNSEVIESSTNANATGMRYLALSSTVANALMGQGLSQDALNAVTDQATSYARQAIDGLNNQASQLGLSQARLTDANTSLNAQKTIINTNIGDLTGVDPYEASTKVNSLQTQLETAYTIVSKIQQLSLVNYL; encoded by the coding sequence ATGAAACTCTCCTTCATTTCGAGCACAGCCATTCAGAATTCGATGCGCCAGACGATCCGTCAGGCGCAGAATGAAATGACGAATGCCTCAACCGAAGCGACGACCGGCGTCTATGCCGACATCGGCGTCTCGCTCGGCAGCAATACCGCAAGCAGCGTCAATCTCACGCGGGACGTAACGCGCATCGATTCCATCCTCAGCAGCAATTCGGTCGTCAACCAGCGGATGACCTCGTCGCAGACGGCGCTGAGCGATATGTCCTCCCAGGCCCAGAAGTTCATGGACCAGCTGGTGGCGCTGCGTGGCAATAGTGACGGCAGCAGCATAAAGCTGACCCAGCAGACGGCGACCGCGACGCTTTCGAGCTTCGTCGCCGATGCCAACACCATGGTCAACGGCGAATATCTCTTCGCCGGCACCAACACCGACGTGCAGCCGATGACCGACAATTCCACGGCGGCGACCACGGCTATCCAGAGTGCCTTGAGTGACTATGCGACTGCGCAAGGGGTCGCAATCAGCGACCTGACAGGCGATCAGATGAAGGATTTCATCACGACCGTCGCCGAGCCGCTCGTCACCTCGGACAGCAGCTGGTCGGACTGGTCGAGTGCGTCGGATCAGAACATGTCTAGCCGCATCAGCAATTCCGAGGTCATCGAATCCTCGACCAATGCCAATGCGACCGGCATGCGTTATCTGGCACTTTCCTCCACCGTCGCCAACGCGTTGATGGGGCAGGGCTTGAGCCAGGACGCACTGAACGCGGTCACCGATCAGGCGACCAGCTATGCGCGTCAGGCGATCGACGGGCTTAACAACCAGGCAAGCCAGCTTGGCCTGTCGCAGGCGCGTCTGACCGATGCCAACACATCGCTGAACGCGCAGAAGACCATTATCAACACCAATATCGGTGATCTGACGGGGGTCGATCCTTACGAGGCGTCGACCAAGGTCAATAGTCTCCAGACGCAGCTTGAGACCGCCTACACCATCGTCTCGAAGATCCAGCAGCTAAGTCTTGTAAATTACCTTTGA
- the flaF gene encoding flagellar biosynthesis regulator FlaF codes for MYQFSYAEVMQDAVADAKERERQVLDRSITLLAAARDKEKYGREAIEALFYTRRVWVSFIEDLKSPDNQLNVELRANLISIALWILKECDRIRRRQSENYQGIIDVTTIIRDGLK; via the coding sequence ATGTATCAGTTCTCATATGCGGAAGTCATGCAGGATGCAGTGGCCGACGCCAAAGAGCGGGAACGTCAGGTTCTGGACCGGTCGATTACTCTTCTCGCCGCGGCTCGTGACAAGGAGAAATACGGCCGTGAGGCGATCGAGGCACTGTTTTACACAAGACGCGTCTGGGTCAGCTTCATCGAGGATCTGAAAAGTCCGGACAACCAGCTTAACGTCGAACTGCGCGCTAATCTCATCTCCATCGCACTTTGGATCCTGAAGGAATGCGACAGGATCCGGAGGCGCCAGTCGGAGAATTATCAAGGCATCATAGATGTCACCACCATCATCAGGGATGGACTTAAATGA
- the flbT gene encoding flagellar biosynthesis repressor FlbT, translating into MKSTLRISLKAGEKIFINGAVLRVDRKVALEFLNDVTFLLENHVLQPEEATTPLRQLYFIAQMILINPEGKEQSTTMFRKSVVMLLSCFRHEEVLAELKRIDGLVATGRAFDALKAIRGLYAIEDTILNNQEMPAATIEHIRREIAPWR; encoded by the coding sequence ATGAAAAGTACGCTTCGCATATCGCTTAAAGCCGGGGAAAAGATCTTCATCAACGGGGCCGTGTTGCGCGTTGACCGCAAGGTTGCCCTGGAATTCCTGAATGATGTGACCTTCCTGCTCGAGAACCATGTTCTCCAGCCGGAAGAGGCGACGACGCCGCTGCGCCAGCTCTATTTCATCGCGCAGATGATCCTCATCAATCCGGAAGGCAAGGAACAATCGACGACGATGTTCCGCAAGTCCGTCGTCATGCTGCTCTCGTGCTTCCGTCACGAGGAAGTGCTCGCCGAGCTGAAGCGCATCGACGGTCTCGTCGCCACCGGCCGCGCCTTCGACGCGCTGAAGGCGATCCGCGGGCTCTATGCGATCGAGGACACTATCCTGAACAACCAGGAAATGCCGGCAGCAACGATCGAGCATATTCGTCGGGAGATCGCACCATGGCGCTAG
- the flgD gene encoding flagellar hook assembly protein FlgD, whose translation MALVDGVTSSTSASTASSTAAAAATSASLNYNDFLKLLIAQMKTQDPTDPMDATQQISQLASFSQVEQQIQTNSHLETVLQNQWISQASDYIGKEIMSADGTVTGTIKEVTVYSDGIIAQTEAGDKVLLQSGVTVAPAGTTIVAPTTTSDTTTSDSSDTSS comes from the coding sequence ATGGCGCTAGTTGACGGAGTTACCAGCAGCACCAGTGCCAGCACCGCTTCAAGCACCGCGGCGGCGGCGGCGACGAGCGCCAGCCTGAACTACAACGATTTTCTGAAGCTTCTCATCGCACAGATGAAGACGCAGGATCCGACGGATCCGATGGATGCGACCCAGCAGATTTCACAGCTCGCCAGCTTCTCGCAGGTCGAGCAGCAGATCCAGACGAATTCGCACCTGGAAACAGTGTTGCAGAACCAGTGGATTTCGCAGGCGTCGGACTATATCGGCAAGGAGATCATGAGTGCCGACGGTACGGTCACCGGCACCATCAAGGAGGTAACCGTCTATTCAGACGGTATCATCGCGCAAACCGAAGCCGGCGACAAGGTTCTATTGCAGTCTGGCGTTACCGTCGCACCGGCCGGAACGACGATTGTCGCGCCGACGACGACAAGCGATACTACCACCAGTGATTCGTCGGACACCAGCTCATGA
- the fliQ gene encoding flagellar biosynthesis protein FliQ → MNEADALDIFQAAIWTVLVASGPAVLAAMVVGLVIALIQALTQVQEATLTFVPKIVAVMVTVGISAPFVGSQISIFTNLVFSRIQSGF, encoded by the coding sequence ATGAACGAAGCCGATGCATTGGATATCTTCCAGGCAGCCATCTGGACGGTGCTTGTCGCCTCCGGCCCGGCCGTTCTCGCCGCCATGGTCGTCGGCCTGGTGATCGCCCTGATCCAGGCGCTGACCCAGGTGCAGGAGGCCACGTTGACCTTCGTGCCGAAGATCGTCGCCGTGATGGTGACGGTCGGGATTAGCGCGCCTTTCGTCGGCTCGCAGATCTCGATCTTCACCAATCTGGTCTTCTCCCGCATCCAGTCGGGATTTTAG
- the flhA gene encoding flagellar biosynthesis protein FlhA, translating to MAQPPALALPKVNPSVRDIGFALGIMGILCVLFLPIPPFLIDIGLAFSIALSVLILMVALWIKKPLEFSSFPTILLIATMIRLSLNIATTRVILSHGYEGHDAAGGVIAGFASLVMSGDFVIGLIVFLILITINFIVITKGATRIAEVGARFTLDAIPGKQMAIDADLSAGLIDEKEAQRRRKELEEESSFFGAMDGASKFVRGDAVAGLLITCINIFGGIIIGYFRHGMQIGQAADVFVKLSVGDGLVSQMPALIVSLAAGLLVSRGGTSGSTDQAVLDQLSGYPRALAVSAVLMGILAVMPGMPFFPFMALCCLLAAGAWAIPRQVAAENKLLRDAEEKKVMQTKEMEKDSVKSVLKTSEIELALGKIVSTRLLGAHQELAFRVGKMRKKFATQYGFVVPEIKVTDDIAIADKSYQIRIHGTTIASNTLRVGEVLVVTGSGRKPTVPGDEIREPAFGMPAVSVLEAFTDDLKREGFQPIDNVSVVLTHMSEVIRNNLPALLSYKDVKILIDRLDPEYKKLADEICSSHMSYSGLQAVLKLLLAERVSIRNLHLILEAVAELAPHVRKTEQIVEHVRIRMSQQLCGDLADNGVLRVLRLGSKWDLIFHQALKRDQKGEIVEFDIDPRSLEEFSEQAGKVIREYMDRGMPFVLVTSPETRSYVRMIIERLFATLPVLSHVELAKGIEIKILGSIS from the coding sequence ATGGCACAACCACCCGCATTAGCGCTTCCCAAAGTGAATCCCAGCGTCCGTGATATCGGGTTTGCCCTCGGTATCATGGGCATCCTGTGCGTGCTGTTCCTGCCGATCCCGCCGTTCCTCATCGACATAGGCCTGGCTTTTTCGATCGCGCTCTCGGTGCTGATCCTGATGGTGGCGCTGTGGATCAAGAAACCGCTGGAATTCTCGTCCTTCCCGACCATCCTGCTGATCGCCACCATGATCCGTCTGTCGCTGAACATCGCGACGACGCGCGTCATCCTTTCGCATGGCTATGAAGGTCACGATGCGGCGGGCGGGGTCATTGCGGGCTTCGCCAGCCTGGTCATGTCCGGCGATTTCGTCATTGGTCTGATCGTCTTCCTGATCCTGATCACCATCAATTTCATCGTCATCACCAAGGGCGCGACGCGTATCGCCGAAGTCGGCGCGCGCTTCACCCTGGATGCCATTCCCGGCAAGCAGATGGCGATCGATGCCGATCTGTCGGCCGGCCTGATCGACGAGAAGGAGGCGCAGCGGCGGCGCAAGGAGCTGGAGGAGGAAAGCTCCTTCTTCGGCGCCATGGACGGTGCCTCGAAATTCGTGCGTGGTGATGCTGTCGCCGGCCTGCTCATCACCTGCATCAACATTTTCGGCGGCATCATCATCGGTTATTTCCGCCACGGCATGCAGATCGGCCAGGCGGCGGATGTCTTCGTCAAGCTCTCCGTCGGCGATGGTCTGGTGTCGCAGATGCCTGCGCTGATCGTCTCGCTCGCCGCAGGCCTCCTCGTCTCGCGCGGCGGCACCTCCGGTTCCACCGATCAGGCAGTCCTCGATCAGCTGAGCGGCTATCCGCGCGCGCTCGCCGTGTCGGCGGTCCTGATGGGCATCCTGGCCGTCATGCCGGGCATGCCGTTTTTCCCCTTCATGGCTCTTTGCTGCCTGCTGGCGGCCGGCGCATGGGCCATTCCACGGCAGGTTGCGGCTGAAAACAAGCTTCTCCGTGACGCGGAAGAAAAGAAGGTGATGCAGACGAAGGAGATGGAGAAGGACTCGGTCAAGTCGGTTCTGAAGACCTCGGAAATCGAACTGGCGCTCGGCAAGATCGTCTCCACCCGTCTGCTCGGCGCGCACCAGGAACTGGCTTTCCGCGTCGGCAAGATGCGCAAGAAATTTGCGACGCAATACGGTTTCGTCGTGCCGGAAATCAAGGTGACGGACGACATCGCCATTGCCGATAAATCCTACCAGATCCGCATCCATGGCACGACGATCGCTTCCAACACTCTGCGCGTCGGCGAAGTGCTTGTCGTCACCGGTTCGGGCCGCAAGCCGACCGTTCCCGGCGATGAGATCCGCGAGCCCGCCTTCGGCATGCCTGCTGTCTCCGTTCTCGAAGCCTTCACCGACGATCTGAAGCGCGAGGGATTCCAGCCGATCGACAATGTCTCCGTCGTGCTGACCCATATGAGCGAGGTCATCCGCAACAACCTGCCCGCACTTCTCTCCTACAAGGACGTGAAGATCCTGATCGATCGCCTCGACCCGGAATACAAGAAGCTCGCCGACGAGATCTGCTCGTCGCACATGTCCTATTCCGGCCTGCAGGCGGTGCTCAAGCTCTTGCTCGCCGAGCGGGTCTCGATCCGCAACCTGCATCTCATCCTGGAAGCCGTGGCCGAGCTTGCGCCGCATGTGCGCAAGACCGAGCAGATTGTCGAGCATGTACGCATACGCATGTCGCAGCAGCTCTGCGGCGACCTGGCGGACAACGGCGTGCTGCGCGTGCTGCGCCTCGGCAGCAAATGGGACCTGATCTTCCATCAGGCACTGAAGCGCGACCAGAAGGGCGAGATCGTCGAGTTCGACATCGATCCGCGCAGCCTGGAGGAATTCAGCGAGCAGGCGGGCAAAGTTATCCGTGAATACATGGACCGCGGCATGCCCTTCGTCCTTGTCACGTCGCCGGAAACACGCTCCTATGTGCGCATGATCATCGAACGCCTGTTCGCGACCCTTCCGGTTCTGTCGCATGTGGAATTGGCCAAGGGGATCGAGATCAAGATTCTAGGTTCCATTTCATGA